In the Euphorbia lathyris chromosome 5, ddEupLath1.1, whole genome shotgun sequence genome, one interval contains:
- the LOC136229196 gene encoding MADS-box protein SVP, translated as MAREKIQIRKIDNATARQVTFSKRRRGLFKKAEELAVLCDADVALIIFSSTNKLFEYCSSGMKEVLDRHNLHSKNLEKMEQPSLELQLVENSNFSRLSKEVAEKSQQLRQMRGEELHGLDIEELKQLEKSLEVGLSRVTEKKSEKIMSEISELERKGKVLMEENERLRQQVMEMSNGWKQNTGTGTGDSEIVINYEEGQSSESVTNACNSCTGPPHDYESSDTSLKLGLPYY; from the exons ATGGCTAGAGAGAAGATTCAGATCAGGAAGATCGATAACGCTACTGCTAGGCAGGTTACTTTCTCCAAACGCCGAAGAGGCCTTTTTAAGAAAGCTGAGGAGCTTGCCGTTTTATGCGATGCCGATGTTGCTCTCATTATTTTCTCCTCCACGAATAAGCTATTTGAATATTGCAGCTCCGG TATGAAGGAAGTACTAGATCGGCATAACTTGCACTCCAAGAATCTTGAGAAGATGGAACAACCATCTCTCGAGTTGCAG TTGGTTGAAAACAGCAACTTCTCCAGGTTGAGCAAGGAAGTTGCAGAGAAAAGCCAACAACTAAG GCAAATGAGAGGAGAAGAGCTTCATGGACTAGATATAGAAGAGTTGAAGCAGTTAGAGAAGTCGCTTGAAGTTGGATTAAGCCGTGTGACAGAGAAGAAG AGTGAAAAAATTATGAGTGAGATCAGTGAACTTGAAAGAAAG gGAAAGGTATTAATGGAAGAGAACGAACGACTGAGACAACAA GTGATGGAGATGAGTAATGGATGGAAGCAGAATACTGGTACTGGTACTGGTGATTCAGAGATTGTGATTAATTACGAGGAAGGACAGTCATCAGAATCTGTGACAAATGCCTGCAACTCCTGTACAGGCCCTCCACATGACTATGAAAGCTCCGATACTTCCCTCAAGTTGGG gTTACCATACTACTGA
- the LOC136231115 gene encoding very-long-chain (3R)-3-hydroxyacyl-CoA dehydratase PASTICCINO 2, with protein sequence MAGFLSLLRRIYLSVYNWAVFVGWAQVLYFAVKTLKESSYEHVYTAVEKPLLLAQSAAVLEILHSLVGLVRSPVSATLPQIGSRLYLTWGILYSFPEIRTHFLVSSLVISWSITEIIRYSFFGTKEALGFAPSWLLWLRYSTFMLLYPTGISSEVGLIYFTLPYIKKSEMYCIRMPNKWNFSFDYLYGAILALAIYVPGSPHMYKYMLGQRKKALSKSKRE encoded by the exons ATGGCAGGTTTTTTGTCACTTCTCAGGCGCATATACCTCTCCGTCTACAATTGGGCCGTCTTCGTTGGCTG GGCTCAAGTGTTGTATTTCGCTGTCAAAACTTTGAAGGAATCTAGCTACGAACATGTCTACACTGCAGTGGAGAAGCCTCTCCTTCTCGCTCAATCTGCCGCCGTTTTGGAG ATTCTGCACAGTCTAGTGG GATTGGTGAGATCTCCAGTATCAGCAACATTACCACAGATAGGATCAAGGTTGTATTTAACATGGGGGATCTTGTATAGTTTCCCTGAG ATTAGGACTCACTTTCTTGTTAGTTCTTTGGTTATCAGCTGGTCCATCACTGAG ATAATTCGGTACTCCTTCTTTGGCACAAAAGAGGCTCTTGGTTTTGCACCTTCATGGCTCTTGTGGCTCAG ATATAGCACCTTTATGCTGCTGTATCCCACTGGTATCAGCAGTGAAGTCGGTCTAATATATTTTACCTTGCCGTACATCAAG AAATCTGAGATGTACTGTATAAGGATGCCGAACAAATGGAACTTTTCTTTTGATTACTTGTACGGTGCAATTTTGGCACTTGCAATTTATGTACCAG GCAGCCCTCACATGTACAAATACATGCTTGGGCAGAGGAAGAAAGCTCTCTCCAaatcaaaaagggagtag